Genomic window (Longimicrobium sp.):
GGGTCAGCGACGCCGGCCCCAGCCCGAAGCCCAGCCCCGCGCCCACCTCGTAGCCGCCCTCCCAGTCGCCCGTCGCGTCGTCCGTCCCCGCGCCGCTCAGCTCCAGCCGGTGCGCGATGAAGCCGGCCTTCACGAAGGGGTCGATGGGGATCAGCGGCGTGGGGATGCCCAGCCGCGCGCCCACGTCCACGCCGTGGTCCCTGAAGGTGCCGTCGCCGCCGTCCACGCCGAACTGGTTGTAGCCGTACCCCGCGTAGATGCCGATCAGCGGGAACGCGTGGTAGGTCACGCTCCCCGACACGCCGAAGCCGGGCTTGGCCACGGCGTTCAGGTCGCCGGTGGGCACGCCGATGCCGGCGCGCGCCTCGAAGGCGAACGGGGTGATGTGCGGGATCTGCGCCCGCGCGGGCCCGGCAAGGAGCGCCACCGCGGCCGCGGCGGCAAGGCCGGTGGAAATCTTCTTCATCCTCTTCACTCTCGGTCGTCGTTGAGTCGGTTCGCGGGCACGCGGGCCCGCCTGAAGCGGCCGAACGATAACGCGCCCGACCGCCACGGGGAAAGGAGAACGGATGCAAACGGCGGGGGGGTTCACAGGCGGATGTGCAGCCCCACCTGCGCGTCGATCCACTGCGCGTCGTGCACGGTGTTGAAGCTGGCCTGCGGCGACACGCTGGCGCGCCCGCCCAGGATCCCCAGCGGCAGCTCCACCCCCGCGCCGATGTGCACGCCGGTGGCGTAGTCGTTCTCCAGCACGGTCCCGCCGTCCGTCTCCAGCCGAACCTTCTGGTA
Coding sequences:
- a CDS encoding outer membrane beta-barrel protein, encoding MKKISTGLAAAAAVALLAGPARAQIPHITPFAFEARAGIGVPTGDLNAVAKPGFGVSGSVTYHAFPLIGIYAGYGYNQFGVDGGDGTFRDHGVDVGARLGIPTPLIPIDPFVKAGFIAHRLELSGAGTDDATGDWEGGYEVGAGLGFGLGPASLTPGVTYVRHKDVSYVQADVGVRIRI